The genomic stretch GGGTTTTTCATCAGGGGAGAGGCTCGTAGTTATATTTGAGAAAGATCACTCTGCCTGACACCGAGTGGAGAGTGGACAGAACCAGAGGCTAGGATCGTGTCATCATAAAACAGCTTAGAGGAGGAACAGTCCCGGGCAGGGATGTCAGCGGAGAGAGGGGTGGTCCAGCACCTAGGAGACGGGGAAGGGAAGTAGTAAGTGTGAGTCTCTAGCTTTAGGCATAGACCCCTGGACAGATTGTCTTGTCATCTATGGGAGCAGAAAGCTCCCATAGAAGAGGGGAGATGGTTTGAACGGGGAGAGGCTGTGTAAGGACGAGCAGGCTGGCTGTTGGACCAGGGTGCAGGTGGGGGCCAGTGTGAATGGGGCAGGCGGGTCAGGGTGGAGAGAGACTAGGGAAGGGATGAGAGAGTTCAGCCCCTGTTTCTAGACCTCAGTGCAGTCCAGGTGTGTGGATCAGCGGGTCTCAGATGACACTGGGCAGAACCCTGCTGCCTCCTCCATTTCTCTCTGTAGCTGCTTTCAGCCGAGCTTAACACCAGACCTGACAAGTCACAACTGGAGCTTGTCAGCTGGGAGGGAGGTGAGATCCAGGCAAACCGcccaccctctccagtgtttcctCACCATTTAAGAATCTGGGCTTTGGACCACTTATTCACGTCTCAGGTTCCTCTTCTGTTAAGAATGAGACAGGAACCAATCCATCTTTCCAAAGGAAGAACTGAAAGCGCCCTGCAGGGGGAAGCCCCAGACTGGCTGGaggtcccttcctcctccttgacTGCTGGGTTCATCCAAACTATTCCCCAAAGGGAAAGCCATGTAAGGACTGGGGGTGGGCGAGGGGAAAGGGCTTTCCCAAGAGGTCAGTCTTAGGATGGATGCTCGAGGAAGTTGGGAAGGAGATGTTCCCTGGAGAAACTGCCTCCTGGCTTCATTGAACCCTACACCACCCGATGGGGAAGGAATCGCccccccattttgtagatgaggaaagcaAGGCCCAGGGAAGTTAAAGACtttaaggtcacacagtcagGAAGAGAGTCCTGAGTGGGACTTCGGTCTATGAGAAATCCAAAGCCCTCCTCTTGAAACACTCTTTCCCGGTCTAGAAGCCAGTGATTCCAAACGTGGTCAGGGCCAGGGCACCAGGGCTGGGCTGGCACCTCTCCAGCTTCTTGGGGGCGCGGGTCTGGGTCTTCCCAGGGCCAGGATCTGGTACTAAGGCGCTTCCCGAACCTGCGGGTTTGGTCGCCAGACTCCGGCGGGCGCAGCGTGCAGAGTAAGGGCGCCAAGGCATAGGTGGGGCGGGCGCACGGGAGATTGGAGCGCCGCGGCGCTGGGGCGGGAGCGCGGGCCCCGGGAGCTGCGGGGGACGGAGCAGGCAGCGCTCGCCCGGCGCCCCCGCCCCCTCGGTGGCGGCTAGCTCTCGGCTTCTCCGGCTCCGAACCAGACACAACCGCCACCGCTGCCGCCACCGGCTGGTGCGCTGCCGGCGGCCGGGAACAGCCCCGCGAGCACCCGCCGCTTCCCAGCACCAGAGGGGCGCAACGCGGTCACCAAGCCGGTGGCACTCGAGGATGCGAGAGGGGTCCCGGCGCGCTCTGGGGACCCCCCCAGCGCAGCACACGGTGAGCGGCCCCCGGGGCTCGGGGATCCCTTAAGCTTCGGGTCCCGGGGTGCCACCCCCCGGGTACCTGATGGGGCCGCCCGGGAGGCGCAGGGCAGAAGTCGGGACCGCGCACAGCCCGCCTTTGCAGCCGAACCCGATATGCTTCCCCCGGGGCGCAACGGCACCTCGCACCGGGCGCGGTCGGGGCAGCAGCAGCTGGTGCAGGGGGGCGCCGTGGGGGACTCGGAGGGGGCGACGCCGCTGGGGCCCGCGCAGGTGGTCACCGCTGGCCTCCTGACCCTGCTCATCGTCTGGACCCTGCTGGGCAACGTGCTGGTGTGCGCGGCCGTCGTGCGCAGCCGTCACCTGCGCGCCAAGATGACCAACGTGTTCATCGTATCCCTCGCGGTGTCCGACCTCTTCGTGGCGCTGCTGGTCATGCCCTGGAAGGCGGTGGCCGAGGTGGCGGGTTACTGGCCTTTTGGGGCCTTCTGCGACATCTGGGTGGCCTTCGACATCATGTGTTCCACTGCCTCCATCCTGAACCTATGCATCATCAGCGTGGACCGCTACTGGGCCATCTCCAGGCCCTTCTGCTACGAGCGCAAGATGACCCAGCGCGTGGCCTTGGTCATGGTCGGCCTGGCGTGGACCTTGTCCATCCTCATCTCCTTCATCCCAGTCCAGCTCCATTGGCACAGGGACAAGGTGGGTGCCAGGGGTGGGCTGGACCCTCCATCCAACCTGGCCAACGGGACGCCTTGGGAGGAAGCCGCGGAGTCGGATAGGAGTGCGAACTGCGACTCCAGCCTGAACCGCACTTATGCCATCTCGTCCTCGCTCATCAGCTTCTACATCCCGGTGGCCATCATGATCGTGACCTACACGCGTATCTACCGCATCGCCCAGGTGCAGATTCGTAGGATCTCCTCGCTGGAGAGGGCCGCGGAGCATGCGCAGAGCTGCCGCAGCCGCGAGGCCTGCGCTCCCGACACGGGCCTGCGGGCGTCCATCAGGAAGGAGACTAAGGTCCTCAAAACCCTATCGGTGATCATGGGGGTCTTCGTGTGCTGCTGGCTGCCCTTCTTCATCCTTAACTGCATGGTCCCCTTCTGCAGCGGACACCCCGAGACCTTCCTCTGCGTCAGCGAGACCACCTTCGACGTCTTCGTCTGGTTCGGCTGGGCCAACTCCTCCCTCAACCCCATCATCTATGCCTTCAACGCTGACTTCCGGAAGGTGTTTGCCCaactgctgggctgcagtcaccTGTGCTCCCGCACCCAGGTGGAGACGGTGAACATCAGCAACGAGGTCATCTCCTACAACCAGGACACCGCCTTTCACCAGGAGATCGCAGCTGCCTACATCCATCGGATCCCCAATGCGGTGACCCCGGGGGACGCAGAGGtggacaaggaggaggaggaggcaagcCCTTTCGATCGAATGTCCCGAATCTCTCAGACGTCCCCGGAGGGTGACCCTGCTGGCCAGTCGGTCTGGGAGCTGGACTGCGAGGGGGGAGTTTCATTGGGCAAAATCACACCTTTCACCCCAAATGGATTCCATTAAACTGCCTAAGCACCCTTCTTCGCAGATCAACATAACTGCACAGGCATTAACAAGCATTCGGAATACACATGGGACACACACAAATAGACGTTTCCTCTGCTGCCAAGTTTATCAGGCCTTCAGTGACCCTGCAGTAGTCCATGTGCTCAGAAACCTCAGCGGACTGATTTGTTGTAGAAATATTTGGAGAGAGCAGTTGGAAAAAGCTTGGTCAAATGTACCCTAGCCTAGCAGAGATGGACCCACGGCTCTGCTAGAGAAGATAAGATGGTAACTGAttcccgccaccccccacccccccaaagtGGTACTTggtctttaaaaaatatcctctcccctccccttatAAGTGAATAGATTGTTCATTGTGAACAAGTGACTTCTTTGTGTTTGGGTTGATTTTTAAGCAATAGGTTCAATGCGTGTGTAGCCTGATGggagtgtgtgtatgtctttCCTGTATCTTGCTTCTTGTGGCCTGTGTTTGTCGTTTCTGCTTTCTGTGTGTCTTTGCTCCAGCTGGGGAATTCTTCCTGATCTGTTCTGATGTCTAATAAACACAAATTATGTGTTCTATGGGGTGATTACTGTTGCTTTGCCAGATTGGTTTTCAGGATGGCTCCTGGAGAAGCTACAACAGCATCCTTAAAAGCAGGAAGGATTTTGGCTGGGTCTGGAAGCACACATTTATCTTCTTTACTGACACTTTGGCTTTAAAGTTACACACAGGGGCAAGAGTTTCTGATATCTCCAACACTTAAAAAATTAGATACAGACATCTCAAGTCTATGCTGAAAGTTGGCTCCATGCCACAGCATCAAATATGGACTTCTCAAGCCCGatatcccaatttttttttttttctcagttggaATCTTCTTTATGAAACTACATAACATAAAACGTTTCTCCTGATCCCTAGGCGGATGCTATTGGTTCACTGAAAAGATCATATAGAGTAATTGCTAGGTCTTTCTCAAACTCAAATCTATAGCGTTTTAAAGTTAGCTGGCTTTTGATCTACTGTGTATTCTGAAGGAGCTTTGAAATGTTTGAGTcgatatgctttaaaaaaaatccaatttttaaaaatagaccttTTCATTTGTGGACAACAGGAAGTAAGGGaatgcattttaattaaaatgtaggAGCCAGAGATGGTATTTGAGTGAATTTGAAATTGGGAAATCTGTTGGGGTGCTCAACAAAAAAGCCCAACGAATTCCAGTCTTTTAGTTTTTCCTCTCTGCCACCTGCACTGCAGAGGGGAGGTGTTTAGTTCCAGAGCCATTCCAGACCAGAGCATATTATTACCCTTGGATCTAAATGTGAACATTGTTAATGGAAGCAAATGAAATGTGAATATGTAATTTCATATAAGTCCCTACTTTGAAGCAGGTTTCTCAAGGACAGTTCAATCAATTTTGGTCTCTTTAGGGATAATTTTATTGTCAGTCTCCTGAACAACCAGGTCTTGCTCACCGCAAAATgtgcagtgcctggcacgtaATGCTTAATAGacagttgttgaatgaataacaCACTCTCTCTGGAATGATGAGACTGAAAGTGAATCGTATTTGATAGGAATCTGAGGTCTAGTGTTCCATTTGTGACCTCTTGTGAACTGATTGCTAAGGGGATCACTAGGGAAATCAAGGATGGGGAAAAGCATTCTGCTTGGAGATTCAGGAGATAGATGTGTGATCTCGAATGG from Capricornis sumatraensis isolate serow.1 chromosome 7, serow.2, whole genome shotgun sequence encodes the following:
- the DRD5 gene encoding D(1B) dopamine receptor produces the protein MLPPGRNGTSHRARSGQQQLVQGGAVGDSEGATPLGPAQVVTAGLLTLLIVWTLLGNVLVCAAVVRSRHLRAKMTNVFIVSLAVSDLFVALLVMPWKAVAEVAGYWPFGAFCDIWVAFDIMCSTASILNLCIISVDRYWAISRPFCYERKMTQRVALVMVGLAWTLSILISFIPVQLHWHRDKVGARGGLDPPSNLANGTPWEEAAESDRSANCDSSLNRTYAISSSLISFYIPVAIMIVTYTRIYRIAQVQIRRISSLERAAEHAQSCRSREACAPDTGLRASIRKETKVLKTLSVIMGVFVCCWLPFFILNCMVPFCSGHPETFLCVSETTFDVFVWFGWANSSLNPIIYAFNADFRKVFAQLLGCSHLCSRTQVETVNISNEVISYNQDTAFHQEIAAAYIHRIPNAVTPGDAEVDKEEEEASPFDRMSRISQTSPEGDPAGQSVWELDCEGGVSLGKITPFTPNGFH